The genome window tctatcccATCTATCTATGTAGCTTGTAGCTCGTAGTTTGCTTTTACAATATTTCCACGTTGTTATGCACTTCACACAAGTGCAGCATCCCAACAAGCACTCGAAACAGAGATTGTtgagcttgttgttgttgttgttgttgttgttgttgttgcagttgttgcatttgttgttgttgctgctgatgttgtcaCAATATTTTCGCTTTTCGATGCGCTGCTCGAAAGCACAAGTGAAATATTTGCCCATGTGGCGTTTTAGTTCTCTGCCAAGATGCCGCTCTCTCTTGCCATCTCATTCTATCTGtattgctgtctctgtctcgctgTGCTTTACTGgtgaaatgtgcaaaattgaacttttgatttatgcatggaagaagaagaaggcgcAGCAGAGAATCGACCGAGAATGTTTGTTGCTCTCAGTAGCGAAAATCTCATCATTTGTTATGCGGTGCATGAAATGagtgaatgactgactgatggactgaatgactgagtgactgaTGGACGGACTGGCATCGTTTATTTGATGCGTCGTCTCCTGCTGCCACTTGGTCCATGTCATTTTCACATTTACACTCATCAACACccccaacaacagcatcatcatcaccatcatcgtGTGCCgcttgtgggcgtggcatgccggcaaggaacaacaacaagcggacaacaatagcaactgcagcaacgaTAAGTTACTGCGGCTTTTGTGTGCATCATGTGGTCGTGTCGGGGGCAGGAAGTAGGTTAGTGGCTCACTCGTCAGCCAAATGAATGATgaggagcaactgcagcagcagcagcagccgtgTGGCAAGCCGCAGCTGCTCCTGAATGCTGCCaacttttgttgtatttctttttttttctctgccTCCTGCAAATTATGCGACTGCCAGCGAGACACAAAAGCCATGTGGGCGTGCCTGGGCAATTGTTtggttaattaaaaaaaaacagtagaaaaatgcataaaaattgtGGCACTCAGGTGTGGCCATAAAAATGGGGCACATAACtaacaaataaacataaaaataagaattcatatatatatatatagatatatttttataaacactAACCTGGTTTGCTGGTCGTGTTCgttttgtggctgctgctgctgctgctcgttaTGATTCAAACGCTTTGAGTTTGAATACTCCATGAGTTGCCGGCCCTCAAGGGGGCTGGCCGTTGTTGTGTGCAAGCactaaaatacatttaaacaGCTGCTGTTTGGGCGCTTCACAAGAGGTTCaagaaatcaacaacaacaacaactacgggaataacaataacaacaacaatgccagcGACCGTCATCAATCGAAACTTTTATGCGCTGCGCCTAAAAGATGCCATGCAATTTTTATTCTCCACTTTCACTTTAAAACTGAATgcggcttttgtttttgtccgTTTGCAATGCAAAGCTTTTTTCACACAAACTTGATGCCAGGCTCAACTTGTTTTTTCTTAGTGtgttctattttttatttatttatgtagcACAATTTAGCAAAGTCTTTTAATGTTGATGTTAGCGCACGCTTATTGTTCAATCGTTGGATTCGGCATTGCGGAAATGCTGTCGCTGTTTGTTGGTTGCACTCATAACTGGCATATAAAAGTGTAAATCGGCTTTTTGGACACAGACTGCAGCGCAGCGCTTGTtacccgctgctgctgtttggaGACCGAGCGACCAGCCTCTGGGCCGAAAAGCACGACGACAGCGACACACAGCAGAGACGATGGCAACAACggcgacggcaacggcgacgacaacaaaatgcagcaaaactttttaaagCTGCATTGgtacactcacactcacacacgtgCCGATGCAGGCACAGGATGTACCGTTGAACGGAGAGCGAACCAACAAAACAATCACATGGTGTAAGCTCGccgcgacaacaacaacaacaacagcagcagcagtttcaAATATATAACGATGCCgcaaaaacataaacagaGAGCCCAACGTCAAGCCGACAAAATGCGACGAGAGAGCGGCAAATTAAAATGGCCGCAgcaagctaaaaaaaaaaacggcaCTGCAGTAGCATTTATGAAATCATAAACTATTCAATATAATGCTTAAACccttttttaaaatatagtattacattttaatgtttCCACATTAATCCATCGTTATTGTAGCAtccattttacaaaatttataaacgTGCTCTCTCACAACTGCGCTCTCTCACGCCggcgctctctcgctctcattgcactctgctgcttttgctctgCCCACGCGCTGCAGAATCGCGTGCACATAATGGAAATGAGGTCAGGGCCGTTTTGCTCACGCTGACTACCCGCaacgcacacacgcataccCTCACACACATTACGAAAAGTAAAGCTTTCGtgttgttttgcattttagcGGCGAAAGCTAAAAGGAAGctttgatatacatatgtatgtatgtacgtagcTATTCTGAGAAGAAATCGAATCgaatgtaaaataatttttatcgTTTTTATATAGGTACACAAATTTCGTTTAATCATTagtaacaaatatatatgctGTATAAATACGTACTTTAAAAGCTTAACtgttaattgtatttataattgaacTTACAACGTAGACAAAATCGAGCACCGTCTAAAAACATCATCAAAATTCATAAGAACAAAACGTGGACAGTGGGACACATAAAATACtacacaaaaagagagagagatagagaataaaaaaaaaacttaaaagcTTTAcctgtaaatatttgaatggaTTTTGTAGACTCAAGGCACTTGTGGCGGTGTCTGTTAGATTTCAGTTAAATTTCAGTTTCCGTTGCAGTTAATTAACACAAAGTAGTAATTATAATTAGTTGGCAAACACATCAAACGAGGGAGCTCTGTTCCTTTCACTTCACTCCGCTCCAACTCACATTATTCAGATTTAGCTACACAGTTTGTAAACAGGCACATTTTGGCTTCGTAATTTTTAAGACCCtttgttttacaaaaaaataagacaaGTCTATTGTGTTTGTGGGACTGACTGTGTGCGATTTGGGATTATCTCTTCATCTTCTCCAGAATGGGCACAACCATATCGAACTTGGGCCGCTTGCCTGGATCCTCATTCATGCAAATAGAGATTAATTTGGCCATGTGCGATGAAGTTCCCGGGGGTATCTTGACTCGCAGTCCCTCAAGCGCAATCTTCATGCCGCATTCCATGGGTGACCATTCGGCAAATGGCACCTCGCGTGTTGTCAGCTCCCAGATGAGCACAGCAAAGCTCCACATATCGGACGCCTCCCAATTGCGATCCGCTGGCTTACGCTGCAGCGCCTCCGGTGACATCCAGGCCGGCTGATAGATGCGTCCCTTCTCCTGGAACGAGAACTTCGCATCGCCCATGTTGATGCGTGCTGTCAGATCATCGTCGATCATCACATGATGACTGTTCAGATGATACGTCGGTATGATCCTTTCCAACGAGTGCAAGAACGCCATGCCTCGGGCAATGTCCAGGGCAAAGTGCACAGCTTGACTGGTGTCCACCACAACGCCCGAGGCGCCATGCAACAGATTGAACAACGAAGAGCGTGGCATGAACTGCAAGGTGATGAGGGATTAGATGTTGATAAGGCAGAGAATAGGTAGGATACTCACCTGACTAATAACCACGAGATTCGGCGGTGAATTGCAGGCACCAATGATGGGCAAAATGTTGGGATGCGAGAAGATTCGCAGCTTCGGGAACTCCTCGTTGAAGTCACGAGAAATGCGCGACGTGCACTGACGCACTGCCAGAATCTGTAAAGGAAATGAAGTTTAATTAAAGTAgagtttatttaatataatataagaccggtgcttaaatattttagtgtAAATTTACGAAGGTTGAAGATCCGAACTATTTGAGTTGTATAATCATTTAACTGAAGCCGAACTGAAACAGTTTCCCTAAGAAAATGGCTTCGATGGGAAGCCTATTCTTCCGTTGCTTTGATATATAGCTCTAAATTTAGGATAGCTTCGGTTGAAATTTCAATGTAAATTACAAAAGGtgaacaacaaatttatgacATGGTTTAACTGTGCCCTTAAGATGACGCCAGGACTTGAAACCAAATTGAACTATGAAAAACGATCAACAAAGAAGTCTTTGTTTAGCAATTGAACTCGACCCCATCCAAAGTCTTACTCACCTTGGCAATCACATCGTTCTTCTGCCAGCGACCTCGCCAAGTTTCTCCCGAGGGCGTCACCGACAGCTTAGTGTGCAGGTCGAGATCGCCCATGCTGATGCCCTTAAAGCGTGACAAGGTGGCATCGCGGGAACGTGTCTTCATGCCCAACCAACTCTGCTCCTTGAAGCTGATGACCTTCAACTCTTGGCCACTCTTCTCCGCCAGATCTTGGATGCGCTTGCCCAGACTTGGCTTTGCCTTGTCCACGGCCGTGTGTCCATCCTTGTTGGCTATGCTGACCAAGGCGCCGGCATTCAACAGATCCTCGCAAATCATGTCGTAGCCCCAGAAGCAGGCATAATGCAACGGTGTGTTGCCATGCTCATTCACCGCATTCACATCCGATCGCTCGCGcagcaactaaataaataaaatagttttaatttatgtgtgtttgctcATTGGGGGCGTCTGCTTACCATTTGGACGACTTCGCGATGGCCGTGGGCGGCTGCCAGATGGAGGGGAATGTCGTCGCCCATGTTGGTGGCATTGACGCGTGCGCCGCGTTGCAGTAGCGTCTCAACGAGCTTCACATGGCCCTCCTTTGCCACCCAGTGCAGTGGACTGAAGCCATGATCATCGCTGCAATTATGAAGAGAGCGTGcgtgagaaagagagcgagagagagtgacacacacacacagtgggTTTGGTTGTTTACACAACATAAGAATAAATCATGACGTCACTTCGTGGACAACACATTTATTCAGTCTCAATTGGATTTCGCTTTTGCGTCCGACCAAAATAGCTtgagcaaaatattttaaagattgcACGCCACATGTTGTTGGGAATTTTATCAGCACTTCTCAATAGTTTTTGAGTTaatttataactttattttattacccCAAATTCATATCATGCTCCGTCTCATCCAGCCAGAGGCGCACTTGAATTGAGTTGCCCTCGCGGCACCAATGAAATATATCCTCCATATTTGCAATACACGCGTTTGTTATGCACTCTTTGTAATGTTTTTAATACGAATTGCacttaatttacatttaaatacgTTAAAAAAACTCTAAAATTGCAGCAGTTGTTATGCGCTGCTCTTGTTATTCTTTCGTTATTGCAATGACTGGTCACACTGCATATTACAGTGACGTAAACATAACATTGTATTATGCTGTTAACAGTGGGCGCTAATATTTGAAAGGTAACTATTAAaaaagtgtatatatataaaataaattggttATTCACCAGCACTTTAAATTGAGCAACAGCACCAAAAATGGCACAAATATGTTTTAACAGGAGCTGCTAAGCGACGATAATTGTTATCGATATGACCAAACAATATGACCGTTTTGCCAAATAGCTACAGCTGTTTTGCATACGTTGCTTGGTGAATGTCAAAAACGTGCGTTTCGCATAccgtatttgtttttatttaaaaatttgttgcacacatttaaattaagcaaatattaaaactacACTATGAAACTCAGCACGTATAACTTTCTCACTTCAATGGCTATCAAGGGAGTCAAAGTTGGATATCCCCTAAAACTGACGGTGAGTTTGAATAGCGGACTTGTTATTGATTGTTTCATGACTTCATGCAAATGTTTCCTCTGCAGATCACCAAACAGAATGTGGTGGAAAGTGAATTCAATCCGGTGTTTATAGAGAAACTGTTGCCTAAGCTGGACTGGGCAGCTCTATACGGTGCCGCACAAGTGGTAAGTTTACATTATTCAAGATGCACTGCATCCTAACTTATGTGGTTCTTTCATTGCAGGCGGAGTGCGCTGAGGACATTCCTCCAGCACAGCCAGACAACATTGCTGACAACGAGGCGCTATTGCAAAAACTGCACCATCTGCTATTCGAAATCGACGTGCTTGAGGGACAGCTGGAATGTCCCGAAACCGGACGTGTGTTTCCCATAACCGATGGCATACCCAACATGCTATTAAATGAGGATGAGGTCTAAAAAAAATGCCGCCCATTAATAAACACGCATATTACTaggtttaattttaaatatcgatttatacatatatttgtttttgtaattagTATGTATTTCAAGCTGCAAAGTTTGtccaaaaaaaatgaattagaGTTTTGGATGGAATACGTGTAAAGAGTATGTGAATGTGCacaatatctatatatgtagatatacttaaatattaatgattATATGTAGTAATGGGAACACCTGGAGACATGTAAAAGTTCAAGTCAGGGTCGCTTGGAGGGTGTTTTTGTGTTCATGGCAGCTGCTTGAAATATTCAAGGTTGTTTTTGGCACACTAAAGTTGGAATTGGAATCCTTGTTCTAGTTGCATTTTATGTTGGCGCTCTTGCCGGGCGCATAGATGCTTCCCTTGGCCAGCTCCTGCTTGGCGCCCTTGCACAGCTGCTCGTTGCGTCCGGTTGCCTTGTAGCCACGTTCACTTGCAACCAGCAGCAAATTGGCATCAGCTCCTTGTGCCGAGTGCTTTTGTGTCAGCGGTGTATTTGGTCCATTCCAGGTGACATAGTCAGCGCTGTTGCAATGATTATGATGAGTAAAGATTGGCTATTGAATGGGAGTTAGTAGACTTACAGCAGCAGATTCTCGTTGGCGCCTTTGGTGAGCTGTGAATTGGGTCCCAAGCTGGCCATGCGTTCGATGAGCGATTGGAATTCAGTGGATTCGGCATTTTGAGCATTCTCCAAGTGCGCAGCATGCGGCGGACGATGTCTGCAGTGCAAGAATGTGGTGAGtaaatgattaaattaaatcgaaaTTACATTTAGTACATTACATTTATAACTCAAAAAGTGATAACGtgcaaaacaattcaattacgATTGCAACGCATGCACTGAACGAAACGGTAATCGGTAAAAGTGTAATCGAAACGATAATCGGTAAACGTGTGAACGAAACGATAAAAGGTAAACGGTATCGGGTAAACGGTTATGGGCATACTTCAGTGAACCGGTTTTGGCGCGCGAACGACATTCGATGGCCTTCGTTATGGAGCTGGCCGAGGCCGAGGCCGAAGCGGAAGCGGATGCCAGCGATGATGACGTCATTGATGCATTATAGGAGGAATAGGTGcgagtagtagtagtagtagtagtagagCCATGCAAGTAGCCACTGATACtaaagttgttgttcttagtgttgttgttgcttttggccaGAATGCGCTTGGTGGTCAGTGGCTCATAGCTGATGATGGGTGACTGTGGTGCTTGTGGTGACACATATGAATGGATTGATGATGCACTCGATGACGCCGCCGACGCTGGTTGTGGCTTCGCCTGCTGATCCGCCTGCTCCTCCTGCATCGGCGAATTGCTGAGCAGGATCTGTGTGGTGGCCGTTGTGGGCGTGATGAGGTTGATGGATGGCAAATGCCGATGCACCTTGTGTGgcttgctgatgatgatgaatgatcatgatgatgatgatgatgttggtgGGAAGTGGCAAGCAAGCAGTGGCAAAGTTTAAATGGgtgattgtgtgtgttgtttttttggtggcagcaacaaaggTTTACagagaaaattaaatatcgATTAACAAAACTgagaaagcagcagcagtagaagaGGCGGCAatagcgagagagacagaggcagaggagGCAGCCTGATAACTCTGAGGTGGGatgaaaatgcc of Drosophila nasuta strain 15112-1781.00 chromosome 3, ASM2355853v1, whole genome shotgun sequence contains these proteins:
- the LOC132794140 gene encoding integrin-linked protein kinase — encoded protein: MEDIFHWCREGNSIQVRLWLDETEHDMNLGDDHGFSPLHWVAKEGHVKLVETLLQRGARVNATNMGDDIPLHLAAAHGHREVVQMLLRERSDVNAVNEHGNTPLHYACFWGYDMICEDLLNAGALVSIANKDGHTAVDKAKPSLGKRIQDLAEKSGQELKVISFKEQSWLGMKTRSRDATLSRFKGISMGDLDLHTKLSVTPSGETWRGRWQKNDVIAKILAVRQCTSRISRDFNEEFPKLRIFSHPNILPIIGACNSPPNLVVISQFMPRSSLFNLLHGASGVVVDTSQAVHFALDIARGMAFLHSLERIIPTYHLNSHHVMIDDDLTARINMGDAKFSFQEKGRIYQPAWMSPEALQRKPADRNWEASDMWSFAVLIWELTTREVPFAEWSPMECGMKIALEGLRVKIPPGTSSHMAKLISICMNEDPGKRPKFDMVVPILEKMKR
- the LOC132791676 gene encoding multifunctional methyltransferase subunit TRM112-like protein, which gives rise to MKLSTYNFLTSMAIKGVKVGYPLKLTITKQNVVESEFNPVFIEKLLPKLDWAALYGAAQVAECAEDIPPAQPDNIADNEALLQKLHHLLFEIDVLEGQLECPETGRVFPITDGIPNMLLNEDEV